A single window of Rhizobium indicum DNA harbors:
- a CDS encoding LysE family translocator, with protein MTQSLLFGAFLAALFYVLIPGPAFLQLLGIGAGQGRKAGAFFMMGHLVGDLIWSSLALIAIVGAKTIGTLVFDLLGLACGFYLAWIGWSAVNAKPKAEGQALVVVERPFRRGLIFGVTNPKGYPVALATFTALVAGSAGALDFEALPVLLVVSFVGFVTADIILIGIIGAGTVRRFYRAHERLIVRCSGVLFMGFAAQALWHATPGLLGWRKA; from the coding sequence ATGACGCAGTCTTTGCTCTTCGGCGCCTTTCTGGCGGCCCTCTTCTACGTGCTCATTCCAGGCCCCGCCTTCCTGCAACTGCTCGGCATTGGCGCCGGGCAGGGCCGCAAGGCCGGCGCCTTCTTCATGATGGGGCATCTGGTCGGGGACCTCATCTGGTCGTCGCTGGCGCTGATCGCGATCGTCGGCGCAAAGACGATCGGAACCTTGGTCTTCGACCTGCTCGGCCTTGCCTGCGGCTTCTACCTCGCCTGGATCGGCTGGAGCGCCGTCAATGCCAAGCCGAAAGCGGAGGGACAGGCGCTGGTGGTGGTCGAGCGACCGTTTCGCCGCGGTCTGATCTTCGGCGTCACCAATCCGAAGGGTTATCCGGTGGCGCTCGCCACCTTCACCGCACTGGTTGCAGGCTCGGCCGGCGCGCTCGATTTCGAGGCGTTGCCGGTGCTGCTTGTCGTGTCATTCGTCGGTTTCGTTACTGCCGACATCATCCTGATCGGCATCATCGGCGCCGGTACGGTGCGGCGCTTCTATCGTGCCCATGAGCGATTGATCGTGCGCTGCTCCGGCGTGCTTTTCATGGGATTTGCCGCCCAGGCGCTCTGGCACGCAACGCCCGGCCTGCTCGGCTGGCGCAAAGCCTGA
- a CDS encoding LysE family translocator — protein MDFLPSLPTLLAFAAATLLLAATPGPDMTLSISRALAQGKKAALFVVVGTSLGIVVHTMLVAFGISALITASPTAFLILKTGGAAYLLWLAVQAIRFGSKLTVAKVEEQKGTALSNISSGFWVNLLNPKVIIFFMTFLPQFVSAGDPAVTQKLLFLGFCFILIGMPVNASVVFAADWLASWLQNNKKVLRGMDYTFAGVFSIFAAKILLTQSR, from the coding sequence ATGGATTTTCTGCCCAGCCTGCCGACCCTTCTGGCCTTTGCCGCCGCGACGCTGCTGCTCGCGGCAACCCCAGGCCCCGACATGACGCTGTCGATCAGCCGTGCGCTGGCCCAGGGCAAGAAGGCGGCCCTCTTCGTTGTCGTCGGCACCAGCCTCGGCATCGTCGTCCACACCATGCTGGTCGCTTTCGGCATTTCGGCGCTGATCACCGCCTCGCCGACCGCCTTCCTGATCCTGAAGACCGGCGGTGCCGCCTATCTGCTCTGGCTGGCGGTACAGGCGATCCGCTTCGGTTCGAAGCTCACCGTCGCCAAGGTCGAGGAGCAGAAAGGCACCGCCCTTTCGAACATCTCGTCGGGCTTCTGGGTCAATCTTCTGAACCCCAAGGTCATCATCTTCTTCATGACCTTCCTGCCGCAATTCGTCAGCGCCGGCGATCCGGCCGTCACCCAAAAGCTGCTCTTTCTCGGCTTCTGCTTCATCCTGATCGGCATGCCGGTCAATGCCAGCGTCGTCTTTGCCGCCGACTGGCTGGCCTCCTGGCTGCAGAACAACAAGAAAGTGCTGCGCGGCATGGATTACACCTTCGCCGGCGTCTTCTCGATCTTTGCCGCGAAGATCCTGCTCACCCAGTCGAGATAG
- a CDS encoding TRAP transporter substrate-binding protein, whose product MNKKAVSRRELLGASTLVGVTAVGALAAPAVLAQAPTVIKMQTSWPASDIWMDFARQYVERVERMSGGRLKFELMPAGTVVGAFQVLDGVNDGVIDAAHTVPVYWYGKHKAASLFGTGPVFGGSATTMLGWFHQGGGKDLYRELTQDIMGLNLYGFYGFPMPAQPFGWFKNQVATVNDVNGLKYRTVGLAADLMQNMGMSVAQLPGGEIVPAMERGVIDAFEFNNPSSDIRFGSQDVAKNYMLSSYHQASESFEFLFNKDVFDDLPDDLQAILEYGVEAASTANTASAMDNYSSDLRKLQAEHGVTVHRTPKEILDAQLKAWDEIIPTLEADAFMKKVLDSQRQWVERVVYYELMNSADLALAYEHYFPGKLNLGK is encoded by the coding sequence ATGAACAAAAAGGCAGTATCGCGTCGAGAGTTGCTGGGAGCATCTACGCTCGTTGGAGTAACCGCAGTTGGGGCTCTTGCCGCCCCGGCCGTGCTGGCCCAGGCACCCACCGTCATTAAAATGCAAACATCCTGGCCCGCGTCGGACATCTGGATGGATTTTGCCCGCCAGTACGTCGAACGGGTCGAACGAATGTCCGGCGGACGCCTGAAGTTCGAACTAATGCCTGCCGGTACGGTCGTCGGCGCGTTTCAGGTGCTCGACGGCGTCAACGATGGCGTGATCGACGCAGCCCACACCGTTCCCGTCTATTGGTACGGAAAGCACAAGGCAGCTTCCCTCTTCGGTACCGGGCCGGTATTTGGCGGCAGCGCAACCACCATGCTCGGATGGTTCCATCAAGGTGGCGGCAAGGATCTCTACCGAGAACTCACCCAGGACATCATGGGGCTGAACCTTTACGGCTTCTATGGCTTCCCGATGCCCGCGCAGCCGTTCGGCTGGTTCAAGAACCAGGTCGCGACCGTGAACGACGTCAACGGCCTCAAATATCGTACGGTCGGGCTCGCCGCCGATCTCATGCAGAATATGGGCATGAGCGTCGCTCAACTTCCGGGCGGCGAGATCGTGCCGGCAATGGAGCGAGGTGTCATCGACGCCTTCGAGTTCAACAATCCCTCCTCTGACATACGGTTTGGTTCGCAGGATGTCGCCAAGAACTACATGCTGTCGTCCTACCATCAAGCGAGCGAATCTTTCGAGTTCCTCTTCAACAAGGATGTGTTTGACGACCTTCCCGACGATCTGCAGGCGATCCTGGAATATGGCGTGGAGGCAGCAAGCACGGCGAATACAGCGTCCGCGATGGACAACTATTCAAGCGACCTTCGAAAACTCCAGGCCGAACATGGCGTGACCGTGCACCGTACTCCAAAGGAAATTCTGGATGCGCAACTGAAGGCCTGGGATGAGATCATCCCCACGCTTGAAGCGGATGCGTTCATGAAGAAGGTGCTCGACAGTCAGCGGCAGTGGGTGGAGAGGGTCGTGTACTACGAATTGATGAACTCCGCCGATCTCGCACTCGCCTATGAGCACTATTTCCCTGGAAAATTGAACCTCGGAAAATAG
- a CDS encoding TRAP transporter large permease has product MTDAHIAVGMLLILILTIFLGFPVAFTLMALGVGFGYYAYFDAGRMWRGYDRTLESGGDAFTLAETWIGGFFNNRIFDLFVNQTYSVIQNDVLTAIPLFLFMGYIVERANIVDRLFSTLFSVTRRVPGSMAVAALATCTLFATATGIVGAVVTLMGLLALPAMLKAKYDVRYATGVICAGGTLGILIPPSILLIVYAATSGISVVRMYAAALLPGLALAGFYLIYVVVRAILQPQLAPRPTKEDVGEHTPVQLAWMMLTSFAPLAFLILAVLGAILFGLATPSEAAAIGALGGLALAAAYRALTWQRLKESVYLTARTTAMVCWLFVGSATFASVFAYLGGQQFISDFVTGLDMSPLMFLILAQIIIFILGWPLEWTEIIVIFIPIFIPLLPHFGIDPLFFGILVAINLQTAFLSPPMAMSAYYLKGVSPPHVKLTDIFRGMMPYMLIVILCMVVIYLFPSIVYMLPNLLYGVQR; this is encoded by the coding sequence ATGACGGATGCACATATCGCCGTCGGGATGCTCCTCATCCTGATCCTCACCATCTTCCTCGGCTTCCCGGTGGCGTTCACCTTGATGGCTCTGGGTGTCGGCTTCGGATACTATGCCTATTTCGATGCCGGCCGCATGTGGCGCGGCTATGACCGCACGCTCGAATCCGGCGGCGATGCCTTTACACTGGCGGAGACCTGGATCGGCGGTTTCTTCAACAACCGGATCTTCGATCTGTTCGTCAACCAGACCTACTCGGTCATCCAGAACGACGTGCTGACAGCTATCCCGCTGTTCCTGTTCATGGGCTACATCGTCGAGCGAGCCAACATCGTCGATCGGCTGTTCTCGACGCTATTCAGCGTCACGCGCCGGGTGCCCGGCTCGATGGCGGTCGCCGCCCTGGCCACCTGCACACTCTTTGCCACGGCAACCGGCATCGTCGGGGCCGTGGTGACGTTGATGGGACTGCTCGCCCTACCAGCGATGCTGAAGGCAAAGTATGACGTGCGCTACGCGACGGGCGTGATCTGCGCGGGCGGCACGCTCGGGATCCTGATCCCGCCTTCCATCCTGCTGATCGTCTATGCGGCCACCTCCGGGATCTCGGTTGTCCGAATGTATGCGGCGGCGCTCCTGCCCGGCCTCGCCCTGGCCGGGTTTTATCTCATCTATGTCGTGGTGCGAGCAATCCTGCAGCCGCAACTGGCGCCGCGGCCAACGAAAGAAGATGTGGGCGAGCACACGCCGGTCCAACTCGCCTGGATGATGCTTACATCCTTCGCGCCGCTCGCCTTTCTGATTCTTGCGGTGCTGGGTGCCATTCTCTTTGGCCTGGCAACGCCGTCGGAAGCCGCCGCAATCGGCGCATTGGGGGGACTGGCGCTTGCTGCGGCCTATCGGGCGCTGACCTGGCAGCGACTGAAGGAGTCGGTGTATCTGACGGCGCGAACGACCGCGATGGTCTGCTGGTTGTTCGTCGGTTCGGCGACCTTCGCATCGGTATTCGCCTATCTCGGCGGCCAACAGTTCATCAGTGACTTCGTGACCGGCCTGGACATGTCGCCGCTGATGTTCCTGATCCTGGCCCAGATCATCATCTTCATTCTCGGCTGGCCTCTGGAATGGACTGAAATCATCGTCATCTTCATCCCGATCTTCATTCCGCTGCTGCCGCATTTCGGGATCGATCCGCTGTTCTTCGGTATCCTCGTGGCCATCAACCTGCAGACGGCCTTCCTATCACCACCCATGGCGATGTCGGCATACTACTTGAAGGGCGTCTCGCCTCCGCATGTCAAACTGACCGACATCTTCCGCGGCATGATGCCGTATATGTTGATCGTCATTCTCTGCATGGTGGTCATCTATCTGTTCCCGAGCATCGTCTACATGCTGCCGAATCTACTCTATGGAGTACAGAGATGA
- a CDS encoding acyl-CoA dehydrogenase family protein, giving the protein MLGLTEPKQNIAGGRTIVELTNSVLPTIAQRAASIDESNTFVSENYALLKESGLVRAGVPIELGGLGAEVPELSEMLKSIARACGSTALAFSMHTHQVAIPAWRWRHQKVAAVEPLLRRVASEQIILLSSGGSDWIGGSGKAMKVDGGYRITARKRFTSGAAAGNILMTGAVYEEQDGARSVIHFGVPMASPEVSIEDTWRTLGMRGTGSNDIIIENLFVPDASVAFSRSAGQWHPVFQVIGMIAFPLIYAVYLGVAESARDIAVKMVRSKANSDHVIGLVGRMETSLRAAQIAHRWMLEVVARNEPSAETVNEVMIGRSLVARHAIEVTELAMEVAGGAAFYRENGLERCFRDIQGARYHPMQPGAQAQYAGSFALGLPTEKIF; this is encoded by the coding sequence ATGCTCGGGCTTACAGAACCAAAACAGAACATTGCCGGCGGTCGGACCATTGTCGAACTAACCAATTCGGTCCTGCCCACCATCGCGCAACGCGCCGCATCGATCGACGAGAGCAACACCTTCGTCAGCGAGAATTACGCGCTTCTAAAGGAATCTGGACTCGTGCGAGCAGGCGTTCCAATCGAATTGGGCGGGCTGGGCGCGGAAGTGCCCGAACTTTCTGAGATGCTCAAATCCATTGCTCGTGCATGTGGGTCCACTGCGCTTGCCTTTTCCATGCATACCCATCAAGTCGCCATCCCCGCCTGGCGCTGGCGGCATCAAAAGGTGGCCGCGGTGGAGCCGCTCCTGAGACGTGTTGCATCGGAGCAAATCATATTGCTCTCGAGCGGCGGATCGGACTGGATCGGCGGATCGGGCAAGGCCATGAAAGTTGATGGCGGATACCGGATCACCGCGCGCAAACGCTTCACTTCCGGCGCGGCGGCAGGAAACATCCTGATGACCGGTGCCGTTTATGAAGAACAGGACGGCGCGCGCTCCGTCATTCATTTCGGCGTTCCCATGGCATCGCCAGAGGTTTCGATAGAGGATACGTGGCGAACACTTGGAATGAGGGGAACCGGGTCAAACGATATCATCATCGAAAACCTCTTCGTGCCGGATGCGAGTGTCGCATTTTCCAGAAGCGCGGGGCAATGGCATCCGGTATTTCAAGTCATCGGCATGATCGCGTTTCCTCTGATCTACGCGGTCTATCTTGGCGTCGCCGAGAGCGCCCGCGACATCGCAGTCAAGATGGTCCGTAGCAAGGCCAACAGCGATCATGTGATCGGGTTGGTCGGGCGTATGGAAACGTCTCTGAGGGCCGCACAGATCGCGCATCGCTGGATGTTAGAGGTAGTTGCTCGAAACGAACCGTCCGCGGAAACCGTCAACGAGGTTATGATCGGCCGTTCCTTGGTCGCACGGCACGCTATCGAGGTGACGGAGCTTGCAATGGAGGTCGCAGGCGGCGCGGCATTCTATCGAGAGAACGGGCTGGAGCGCTGCTTCCGCGACATACAGGGCGCTCGCTATCATCCGATGCAGCCCGGAGCCCAGGCGCAATACGCGGGTTCATTCGCGCTCGGACTTCCCACCGAGAAGATTTTCTAG
- a CDS encoding SDR family NAD(P)-dependent oxidoreductase, whose protein sequence is MTNIQDIFKKSNVAVITGGASGIGLAAAKYFAGRGMSVAIADLGGDRLADAANELKAIAGEENVMAVETDVASRDSLEALERAVLQRFGRVHVLMNNAGIGPETSIFSPQANWDNIFAVNLMGVINGTRTFGPKMLSHGEPGLIINTGSKQGITTPPGNPAYNISKSGVKVFTEALQHELRNTEGGKISAHLLIPGFVFTGLTKGDRAEKPAAAWTPEQTVDFMVESLERSDFYILCPDNDVARPVDERRMAWAAGDIIENRPPLSRWHKDYADKFKAFLDQK, encoded by the coding sequence GTGACGAATATTCAAGACATTTTCAAGAAGTCCAATGTTGCCGTCATCACCGGCGGCGCCTCCGGCATCGGTCTTGCCGCGGCGAAATATTTCGCCGGACGCGGCATGAGCGTCGCCATCGCCGATCTCGGCGGCGATCGGCTGGCCGATGCGGCCAACGAACTCAAGGCCATTGCCGGCGAGGAAAATGTGATGGCGGTCGAGACCGACGTCGCCAGCAGAGACTCGCTGGAAGCGCTCGAACGCGCCGTGCTCCAGCGTTTCGGCCGTGTGCACGTGCTGATGAACAACGCCGGCATCGGCCCGGAAACCTCGATCTTCAGCCCGCAGGCGAACTGGGACAATATCTTCGCCGTCAACCTGATGGGCGTGATCAACGGCACGCGCACCTTCGGCCCGAAGATGCTCTCGCATGGCGAGCCAGGCCTGATCATCAACACCGGCTCCAAGCAGGGCATCACCACGCCGCCCGGCAACCCCGCCTACAACATCTCCAAATCTGGTGTGAAAGTCTTCACCGAAGCATTGCAGCATGAGCTTCGCAACACCGAAGGCGGAAAGATCTCCGCCCACCTTCTGATCCCCGGCTTCGTCTTCACCGGCCTTACCAAGGGCGACCGCGCCGAAAAACCGGCTGCCGCCTGGACGCCGGAACAGACCGTCGATTTCATGGTCGAAAGCCTCGAACGCAGCGATTTCTATATTCTCTGCCCAGACAACGACGTCGCGCGTCCGGTCGACGAGCGCCGGATGGCCTGGGCGGCCGGCGATATCATCGAGAACCGTCCGCCGCTGTCACGCTGGCACAAGGACTACGCCGACAAGTTCAAGGCCTTCCTCGACCAGAAGTAA
- a CDS encoding argininosuccinate synthase, which translates to MASYKDVKKVVLAYSGGLDTSIILKWLQTELGAEVVTFTADLGQGEELEPARKKAEMLGIKEIYIEDVREEFVRDFVFPMFRANAVYEGVYLLGTSIARPLISKHLIDIARKTGADAIAHGATGKGNDQVRFELSAYALNPDIKIIAPWRDWAFKSRTDLLAFAEQHQIPVAKDKKGEAPFSVDANLLHSSSEGKVLEDPSKEAPEYVHMRTISPEAAPDKATTIKVGFEQGDAVSINGVRMSPATLLATLNNYGRDNGIGRLDLVENRFVGMKSRGVYETPGGTILLSAHRAIESITLDRGAAHLKDEIMPRYAELIYYGFWFSPEREMLQALIDKSQEHVEGEVTLKLYKGNVMVIGRESDKSLYSDKLVTFEDDQGAYDQKDAAGFIKLNALRLRTLAKRNLAK; encoded by the coding sequence ATGGCATCATACAAAGACGTGAAGAAAGTCGTTCTCGCCTATTCCGGCGGCCTCGACACCTCGATTATCCTGAAGTGGCTGCAGACGGAGCTCGGCGCCGAAGTCGTCACCTTCACCGCCGATCTCGGCCAGGGCGAAGAGCTGGAGCCGGCGCGCAAGAAGGCCGAGATGCTCGGCATCAAGGAGATCTATATCGAGGATGTGCGCGAGGAATTCGTGCGCGATTTCGTCTTCCCGATGTTCCGTGCCAATGCCGTCTACGAGGGCGTCTATCTGCTCGGCACCTCGATCGCCCGTCCATTGATTTCCAAGCATCTGATCGATATCGCCCGCAAGACGGGTGCGGATGCGATCGCCCACGGCGCGACCGGCAAGGGCAACGACCAGGTTCGTTTCGAACTGTCCGCCTACGCCCTGAACCCCGATATCAAGATCATCGCGCCGTGGCGCGACTGGGCGTTCAAGAGCCGCACCGATCTGCTGGCCTTCGCCGAACAGCATCAGATCCCGGTTGCCAAGGACAAGAAGGGCGAGGCGCCGTTCTCCGTCGACGCCAACCTTCTGCATTCCTCCTCCGAGGGCAAGGTTCTCGAGGACCCCTCCAAGGAAGCGCCTGAATATGTGCATATGCGCACCATTTCGCCTGAGGCCGCACCCGACAAGGCGACGACCATCAAGGTCGGCTTCGAGCAGGGTGACGCGGTTTCGATCAATGGCGTGCGGATGAGCCCAGCGACGCTGCTCGCGACACTCAACAATTACGGCCGTGACAACGGCATTGGCCGTCTCGACCTCGTCGAGAACCGCTTCGTCGGCATGAAGTCGCGCGGCGTCTATGAAACGCCCGGCGGCACCATCCTGCTCTCGGCGCATCGCGCCATTGAATCGATCACGCTCGATCGTGGCGCCGCCCATCTCAAGGACGAGATCATGCCGCGCTACGCCGAGCTGATCTATTATGGCTTCTGGTTCTCGCCGGAGCGCGAGATGCTGCAGGCGCTGATCGACAAGAGCCAGGAGCATGTCGAAGGCGAAGTGACGCTGAAGCTCTACAAGGGCAATGTCATGGTCATCGGCCGCGAAAGCGACAAGTCGCTCTATTCCGACAAGCTCGTCACCTTCGAGGACGATCAGGGTGCCTACGACCAGAAGGATGCGGCCGGCTTCATCAAGCTCAATGCGCTGCGCCTGCGCACGCTCGCCAAGCGAAACCTCGCGAAGTAA
- a CDS encoding winged helix-turn-helix transcriptional regulator has translation MVERDGYGQFCPVSMASEILCSRWTTLVVREFLCGSTRFNELRRGLPKMSPALLSKRLKELEQSGVITVTRSANGITDYQLTAAGEELRPLIIGLGNWAQRWMESRLSLKNLDPSLLMWDMRRSLDTRRLPTHRCTIQFLYPELSAAQKRWWLVVENGKVDLCNFDPGYDVDLLVEGSLRSMTAIWMGLTTIRQETDAETLKLEGDRVLARDMQEWLGLSVFAKTPRMRA, from the coding sequence ATGGTAGAGCGTGACGGCTACGGGCAATTCTGTCCAGTATCAATGGCGTCGGAAATCCTCTGCTCGCGGTGGACGACCTTGGTCGTCCGCGAATTCCTTTGCGGATCGACGCGCTTTAATGAGTTGCGTCGCGGTCTACCAAAAATGTCTCCGGCACTCCTATCAAAACGACTGAAAGAACTGGAACAATCGGGCGTCATCACGGTGACAAGGAGTGCGAACGGCATTACCGATTACCAACTCACGGCAGCGGGCGAAGAATTGAGACCTCTGATCATAGGTCTCGGAAATTGGGCTCAACGGTGGATGGAATCGCGACTTTCCTTGAAGAATCTCGACCCTTCTCTGCTCATGTGGGACATGCGGCGGAGCCTCGATACAAGAAGACTTCCGACCCACCGTTGTACGATACAGTTTCTGTACCCGGAACTTTCGGCCGCGCAAAAGAGATGGTGGCTTGTGGTCGAAAACGGAAAAGTCGATCTCTGCAACTTCGATCCGGGCTATGATGTAGACCTTCTCGTTGAAGGGTCGCTCCGTTCGATGACCGCAATTTGGATGGGCCTCACGACCATACGTCAGGAAACCGATGCAGAAACGCTGAAACTTGAAGGGGACAGGGTCCTCGCGCGCGACATGCAGGAATGGCTCGGTCTTAGTGTGTTTGCCAAAACCCCCCGGATGAGGGCTTGA
- a CDS encoding TRAP transporter small permease subunit → MLRYIAFADDLSAWFGKVFAWGILIMAFGVGYEVVARYLFRAPTPWAFDLSYMLYGTIFMMAGAYTLSRDGHVRGDFIYRLWKPRTQARLELVLYFIFFFPGITALVFSGWKYAARSWGYLEVSSNSPAGVPIFQFKAVIVAAGILLFLQGVAQVFRCILCIRTGEWPKQAEDVEELEKVLLETKSLDVLKSEDEGFLPSRELDAGREPRDRDAQ, encoded by the coding sequence ATGCTCCGTTACATTGCATTCGCCGACGATTTGTCGGCGTGGTTCGGCAAGGTGTTCGCGTGGGGGATACTCATCATGGCCTTCGGCGTCGGCTATGAGGTTGTTGCACGCTACCTCTTTCGCGCGCCGACCCCCTGGGCCTTCGATCTGAGCTACATGCTCTATGGAACGATCTTCATGATGGCGGGAGCGTATACCCTCTCGCGTGATGGCCATGTGCGCGGCGACTTCATCTACCGGCTCTGGAAACCGCGCACGCAGGCCAGGCTGGAACTGGTGTTGTACTTCATCTTTTTCTTTCCCGGTATAACCGCGCTGGTGTTCTCGGGCTGGAAATATGCCGCACGCAGTTGGGGCTACCTGGAGGTCAGTTCCAACAGTCCCGCCGGTGTGCCGATCTTCCAGTTCAAGGCCGTGATCGTCGCCGCCGGCATTCTCCTGTTCCTGCAGGGCGTGGCGCAGGTCTTCCGCTGCATTCTCTGCATAAGGACGGGCGAATGGCCGAAGCAGGCCGAAGATGTCGAAGAACTCGAAAAGGTACTACTGGAAACAAAAAGCCTGGACGTGCTCAAGTCCGAGGACGAGGGTTTCCTTCCGTCGCGGGAACTTGACGCTGGACGTGAACCACGGGATCGGGACGCTCAATGA
- a CDS encoding M3 family metallopeptidase: MPSPHDFNPALVTWDGLHGLPRFDALDDGDFAAAFEAALAAHEREIDEIAGNGDAPTFDNTVVALEIAGDALSRVSALFWNKAGAHTNDVIQALEREISPKMSRHYSKIGMNAALFARIDTLWENRETLNLTLEQTRVLERHWKGFVKSGAKLEKAEQEKLAAINEKLAGLGTQFGQNVLADEKAWALVLSDSAELEGLPEFLRDAMAAAARERGEEGKYAVTLSRSIIEPFLTFSERRDLREQAFKAWVARGENDGETDNRAVIRETLALRHQVATLLGYGNFAELKLDNTMAKTSDAVNGLLRAVWARAVKRAGEEETDIAALIAEEGRNHEVMPWDWRHYAEKIRARKFDFSETELKPYLQLEKIIEACFDVAGRLFGVRAVEKKGVAAYHPDVRVFEIRDREDKLVALFLGDYFARSSKRSGAWMSSLQSQHRLELKNGRHGELPIIYNVCNFAKPAEGKPALLSLDDARTLFHEFGHALHGMLSNVTYPSVAGTGVSRDFVELPSQLYEHWLTVPDILKRYAVHVETGEPMPQALLDKVLAARTFNAGFNTVEFTSSALVDMAFHTRTTVEDPMAVQGEVLAEIGMPKSIVMRHATPHFQHIFSGGYSAGYYSYMWSEVLDADAFAAFEETGDAFNSEMARKLKDNIYSVGGSVDPEDAYRAFRGKLPSPDAMLVKKGLSTFEELTGSDA, encoded by the coding sequence ATGCCTTCTCCACATGATTTCAATCCGGCGCTGGTGACCTGGGACGGTCTTCACGGCTTGCCGCGTTTCGATGCCCTGGATGACGGTGATTTTGCCGCCGCCTTCGAAGCCGCTCTTGCCGCGCATGAAAGGGAGATCGACGAGATCGCCGGAAACGGCGATGCGCCGACATTCGACAATACGGTCGTGGCGCTGGAGATTGCCGGCGATGCGCTGTCGCGTGTCTCGGCGCTGTTCTGGAACAAGGCAGGCGCGCATACCAATGATGTGATCCAGGCGCTGGAGCGGGAAATCTCGCCGAAGATGTCGCGCCACTATTCGAAGATCGGGATGAATGCAGCGCTTTTTGCCCGCATCGACACGCTCTGGGAGAACCGCGAGACGCTTAACCTGACGCTCGAACAGACACGCGTGCTGGAGCGCCACTGGAAAGGCTTCGTCAAATCGGGCGCCAAGCTTGAAAAGGCCGAGCAGGAAAAACTCGCCGCGATCAATGAAAAGCTTGCCGGCCTCGGGACGCAATTCGGCCAGAACGTGCTGGCCGACGAAAAGGCCTGGGCACTGGTCCTTTCCGACAGCGCCGAGCTCGAGGGCCTGCCGGAATTCCTTCGCGACGCGATGGCGGCGGCAGCGCGCGAACGCGGCGAGGAGGGCAAATATGCCGTGACGCTGTCACGCTCGATCATCGAGCCGTTCCTCACCTTTTCGGAGCGCCGCGATCTGCGCGAGCAGGCTTTCAAGGCGTGGGTGGCGCGCGGCGAAAATGACGGGGAGACGGACAACCGCGCCGTCATCCGCGAAACTTTGGCACTGCGCCATCAGGTGGCGACGCTGCTCGGCTACGGCAATTTCGCCGAGCTGAAGCTCGACAATACGATGGCGAAGACGTCGGATGCGGTGAACGGCCTGCTGAGGGCTGTCTGGGCGCGAGCGGTGAAACGCGCCGGCGAGGAGGAGACCGATATCGCGGCGTTGATTGCTGAGGAGGGCCGGAACCACGAGGTCATGCCCTGGGACTGGCGCCACTATGCCGAAAAGATCCGGGCGCGGAAGTTCGATTTCTCCGAAACCGAACTAAAGCCCTACCTGCAGCTCGAGAAGATTATCGAAGCGTGCTTCGACGTCGCCGGCCGGCTGTTCGGCGTCCGGGCCGTCGAGAAGAAGGGCGTGGCCGCCTATCACCCGGATGTCCGGGTGTTCGAAATCAGGGACCGCGAAGACAAGCTCGTCGCCCTGTTCCTCGGCGATTATTTCGCCCGCAGTTCGAAACGATCAGGCGCCTGGATGAGCTCGCTGCAATCGCAGCACAGGCTGGAGCTGAAGAACGGCCGCCACGGCGAATTGCCGATCATCTATAATGTCTGCAACTTCGCCAAGCCGGCTGAAGGCAAGCCGGCGCTGCTGTCGCTCGACGATGCCCGCACGCTGTTCCACGAATTCGGCCATGCGCTGCACGGCATGCTTTCGAACGTCACCTATCCCTCGGTTGCGGGCACCGGCGTTTCGCGCGATTTCGTCGAGCTGCCGTCGCAGCTCTATGAGCACTGGCTGACGGTGCCCGATATTCTGAAGCGTTATGCCGTGCATGTCGAAACCGGCGAGCCGATGCCGCAGGCCTTGCTCGACAAGGTGCTTGCCGCCCGCACCTTCAATGCCGGCTTCAATACCGTCGAGTTCACCTCGTCGGCGCTGGTCGACATGGCGTTTCACACGAGAACGACCGTCGAGGACCCGATGGCGGTGCAGGGCGAGGTGCTGGCCGAGATCGGCATGCCGAAATCGATCGTCATGCGCCATGCGACGCCGCACTTCCAGCACATCTTTTCCGGCGGCTATTCGGCCGGCTATTACTCCTACATGTGGTCGGAGGTGCTCGACGCCGACGCCTTTGCCGCCTTCGAGGAGACGGGAGACGCCTTCAACAGCGAGATGGCGCGCAAGCTCAAGGACAATATCTATTCCGTCGGCGGTTCGGTCGATCCGGAAGACGCGTACAGGGCCTTCCGCGGCAAGCTGCCGAGCCCGGATGCGATGCTCGTCAAAAAGGGACTTTCGACCTTCGAGGAATTGACAGGCAGCGACGCCTAA